Proteins encoded within one genomic window of Campylobacter showae CSUNSWCD:
- a CDS encoding DedA family protein, protein MQEMLTSLSTYGYVIVFLYSLGGGMVAIIAAGVLAHLGKMDITVSIVLAAVANAIGDTLLFYVSRYNRAAVMPYLAKHKRKLAFSQILFKQHGNKIIFFKKFIYGLKTLIPLAIGLTKYSFAKFSVINVISAAVWAVLLGLGSFWAGEAFERAWDFMGENGWLMPVTMFSLLTLIWVYLQEATKKKGRSE, encoded by the coding sequence TTGCAAGAGATGCTAACCTCGCTATCGACCTACGGGTACGTGATAGTGTTTTTATATTCGCTTGGAGGCGGCATGGTCGCTATCATCGCGGCCGGCGTGCTAGCTCATCTGGGCAAGATGGACATAACCGTGAGTATCGTGCTGGCGGCTGTCGCTAACGCTATCGGCGATACGCTGCTTTTTTACGTCAGTAGATATAACCGCGCTGCCGTGATGCCGTATCTTGCTAAACACAAACGCAAACTTGCCTTCTCTCAAATTTTATTCAAGCAGCACGGAAATAAAATAATATTTTTCAAAAAATTTATCTACGGACTAAAAACCCTTATTCCGCTTGCTATCGGGCTTACGAAGTATTCGTTTGCTAAATTTAGCGTCATAAACGTTATTAGCGCGGCAGTTTGGGCGGTTTTGCTCGGACTTGGCAGCTTTTGGGCGGGCGAGGCGTTTGAGCGGGCGTGGGATTTTATGGGCGAAAACGGCTGGCTGATGCCGGTTACGATGTTTTCGCTACTGACGCTCATCTGGGTATATCTACAAGAAGCAACAAAAAAGAAAGGAAGGTCGGAATGA
- a CDS encoding lipid-binding SYLF domain-containing protein: protein MREILLAIFCVLALVANDELVLDASNSFTTTMHKNSDAPVKALLQNAKAVVVFPSITKVGFVLGGMHGKGVMLVGNPYAPSEMMVVDISGGSIGLQVGYENSSLVLFILKDSLVADIKDAKITINADASFAFADTGKFYGRVSDFSFTSDIYAYTDNDGFFAGASFGGAVLAKTNDAPLRMDSYGYNALMSAISKY from the coding sequence ATGAGAGAAATTTTACTAGCGATTTTTTGCGTTTTAGCGCTCGTGGCAAACGACGAACTCGTGCTAGACGCATCAAATTCTTTTACGACGACGATGCATAAAAACTCGGACGCACCGGTTAAGGCTTTGCTCCAAAATGCAAAAGCGGTCGTCGTTTTTCCAAGTATCACCAAGGTGGGCTTTGTGCTGGGCGGTATGCACGGCAAGGGCGTGATGCTCGTGGGAAATCCGTATGCGCCAAGCGAAATGATGGTTGTGGATATCAGCGGCGGCAGTATCGGGTTGCAGGTTGGTTACGAAAATAGCTCGCTTGTGTTATTTATCCTGAAAGATAGCCTCGTAGCCGACATAAAAGACGCCAAAATTACGATAAACGCTGACGCATCGTTTGCGTTTGCCGATACGGGCAAATTTTATGGCAGAGTGAGCGATTTTAGCTTTACGAGCGATATTTACGCGTATACGGACAACGACGGGTTTTTTGCCGGGGCGAGCTTTGGCGGAGCGGTGCTAGCTAAAACTAACGACGCGCCTCTAAGGATGGATAGCTACGGATATAATGCGCTAATGAGCGCTATTTCAAAATACTAA
- the rny gene encoding ribonuclease Y, translating to MIEILIGLGAGAAGAGAGYLIAKKINDANYNIFLEQAKAKAKAIEFEAERTLKDAKIQVQEAEFEAKKKYDDKTVKLQKEYTQKFEEIGKKEQTLLNEQEILNESRAELEKSRNEAKSVYEEGLGLKASYQAKLQEALKVLEHAAGLTQEEAREEVLKKVEEKSRAEIAHIVRKHEEEAKREAKKRVNYILAQATSRFAGEFAAERLINVVDIKNDELKGRIIGKEGRNIKTLEMVLGVDIIIDDMPHAITLSSFNLYRRAIATRVIELLVQDGRIQPARIEDLHKKVCEEFEASILEEGENIVIDLGLSKIHPEIMKLIGKLKFRASYGQNALAHSLEVAHLAGIIAAETGGDEKLAKRAGLLHDIGKALTHEFEGSHVDLGAEICKRYKEHPVVINAIYAHHGHEEATSVESAAVCAADALSAARPGARREVLESFLKRVEEIENIAKSKEGIKQAYAINAGREIRVIANAKLINDDEAVLVAKEIAAEIESKVQYPGEIKVNVIRETRAIEMAK from the coding sequence ATGATAGAGATTTTAATCGGCTTAGGAGCAGGTGCGGCGGGCGCTGGCGCAGGCTATCTCATCGCTAAAAAAATCAATGACGCGAACTACAATATATTTTTAGAGCAGGCTAAAGCAAAGGCTAAAGCGATAGAATTTGAGGCTGAGCGTACGCTAAAAGACGCTAAAATCCAAGTCCAAGAGGCTGAATTTGAAGCCAAGAAAAAATACGACGACAAAACTGTAAAACTCCAAAAAGAATACACGCAAAAATTTGAAGAGATTGGTAAAAAAGAGCAAACCTTACTAAACGAGCAAGAAATTTTAAACGAGAGTAGGGCGGAGTTAGAAAAATCCCGAAACGAAGCAAAAAGCGTCTACGAAGAGGGTCTTGGGCTAAAAGCAAGCTATCAAGCTAAGCTGCAAGAGGCGCTAAAGGTGCTTGAGCACGCCGCCGGCCTAACGCAAGAAGAGGCGCGAGAAGAGGTGCTAAAAAAAGTAGAGGAAAAAAGCCGCGCCGAGATCGCTCACATCGTGCGAAAACACGAAGAGGAAGCTAAACGCGAGGCTAAAAAGCGTGTGAATTATATCCTTGCGCAGGCTACGTCTAGGTTTGCGGGAGAATTTGCCGCCGAGCGCCTGATAAACGTCGTAGATATCAAAAATGACGAGCTAAAAGGCCGCATAATCGGCAAAGAAGGTCGCAATATCAAGACCCTAGAAATGGTGCTAGGCGTAGATATCATCATCGACGATATGCCGCACGCTATCACGTTAAGCAGCTTTAACCTCTATAGAAGGGCGATCGCGACGCGCGTGATAGAGCTTTTGGTGCAAGACGGCCGCATACAGCCAGCGAGGATAGAAGATCTACACAAAAAAGTATGCGAAGAATTTGAAGCCTCGATCCTAGAGGAGGGCGAAAATATCGTCATCGACCTAGGCCTTAGCAAAATCCATCCGGAGATAATGAAACTAATCGGCAAGCTAAAATTTAGAGCCAGCTACGGACAAAACGCCCTAGCTCACAGCCTCGAGGTAGCCCATCTTGCTGGCATCATCGCGGCCGAAACGGGCGGGGATGAAAAGCTAGCCAAAAGAGCGGGCTTGCTACACGACATCGGCAAGGCCTTGACGCATGAATTTGAAGGTAGCCACGTCGATCTGGGCGCTGAAATCTGCAAACGCTATAAAGAGCATCCGGTTGTCATAAACGCCATCTATGCCCACCATGGACATGAGGAGGCAACTAGCGTAGAAAGCGCCGCCGTTTGCGCTGCGGACGCTCTAAGCGCGGCTCGCCCGGGAGCTCGTAGAGAGGTGCTTGAGAGCTTCCTAAAACGTGTCGAAGAGATAGAAAACATCGCAAAAAGCAAAGAAGGCATCAAGCAGGCTTATGCGATAAACGCGGGCCGAGAGATCCGCGTCATCGCAAACGCCAAGCTCATAAACGACGACGAAGCGGTTCTCGTAGCTAAGGAAATCGCTGCAGAAATCGAGAGCAAGGTGCAGTATCCGGGCGAGATCAAAGTAAACGTGATCCGAGAAACTAGAGCCATAGAAATGGCTAAATAG
- a CDS encoding 5-formyltetrahydrofolate cyclo-ligase produces the protein MKRALNLIKKEFRRDAKRILKKEVQISARAKHYKMFKPLLNLLTELKAKRILIFNPLLYEPNCYILRRELAKRYEIFVPFMLGISLEMVKSRLPLISRTKFGVKEPLSTKIFKKRIDVAIVPTLGVDGNMARIGHGKGFYDRFFANLPYRPTLIFVEILDNFTNEIISEDHDVTCDFYLTPSKIYVKRGIYDRDFNRLRSRCGGRWRRLSHR, from the coding sequence ATGAAACGAGCGTTAAATTTGATAAAAAAAGAGTTCAGGCGCGATGCGAAACGGATTTTGAAAAAAGAGGTTCAAATTTCGGCGCGGGCAAAACATTATAAGATGTTTAAACCGCTTTTAAATTTGCTAACCGAGCTTAAAGCGAAACGGATTTTGATATTTAATCCTCTTTTGTATGAGCCAAATTGCTACATTTTGAGGCGCGAGCTAGCCAAAAGGTATGAAATTTTCGTTCCGTTTATGCTTGGTATTAGTTTAGAAATGGTAAAATCTAGACTACCGCTTATATCTCGGACGAAATTTGGCGTAAAAGAGCCGCTAAGTACCAAGATATTTAAAAAGCGTATAGACGTGGCTATAGTTCCGACTCTCGGGGTGGACGGAAATATGGCGCGAATAGGGCACGGAAAAGGTTTTTACGATAGATTTTTTGCAAATTTGCCTTACCGACCTACCTTGATATTCGTTGAAATTTTAGACAATTTTACTAATGAAATCATATCCGAAGATCACGATGTTACGTGTGATTTTTACCTGACCCCGAGCAAAATTTACGTAAAAAGAGGAATCTATGATAGAGATTTTAATCGGCTTAGGAGCAGGTGCGGCGGGCGCTGGCGCAGGCTATCTCATCGCTAA
- a CDS encoding TlpA family protein disulfide reductase, which yields MKKTLLIIPFLALLLGGCGDENKSDANKTSDATPTTTTSAPTQNQSASASIEAPFELTLMDESKMTLQKFDKGFKVEGNDEAILFNFFATWCPPCKAEIPHLNNLSDKFKGKLKIVSVLMEDKSKDEIDAFMKKFKINFDISYGENNFLFAKALGGVVGIPYMVLYKPNGEYATHYVGLVPEEMLESDINKVIN from the coding sequence ATGAAAAAAACTCTTCTGATTATACCATTTTTGGCGCTACTTTTGGGCGGCTGCGGCGATGAAAATAAAAGCGACGCAAACAAAACTAGCGATGCGACGCCGACAACAACCACGTCCGCTCCGACTCAAAACCAAAGCGCAAGCGCAAGCATAGAAGCGCCGTTTGAGCTAACGCTAATGGACGAGAGCAAGATGACGCTGCAAAAATTTGACAAGGGCTTCAAAGTCGAGGGTAACGACGAGGCGATTTTGTTTAACTTTTTTGCCACTTGGTGTCCACCGTGCAAGGCAGAAATCCCGCACCTAAACAACCTAAGCGATAAATTTAAAGGCAAGCTAAAAATCGTAAGCGTACTAATGGAAGACAAGTCAAAAGACGAAATAGACGCCTTTATGAAGAAATTTAAAATAAATTTCGACATTAGCTACGGCGAAAACAACTTCCTCTTCGCAAAAGCCCTAGGCGGCGTCGTAGGCATCCCATACATGGTGCTTTATAAACCAAACGGCGAATACGCCACGCACTACGTCGGACTCGTGCCAGAAGAGATGCTAGAAAGCGATATAAATAAGGTAATCAACTAA
- the ftsY gene encoding signal recognition particle-docking protein FtsY, with protein MFGFLKKGLDKTLAAIRSSKPADKKISKEILEEILLEADIAYEIVEEVLYYLPPQNEVKKDDLKRLLNTYFIYESEREAKVGKPFVELILGVNGAGKTTTIAKLANLYKNEGKSVILGACDTFRAGAIEQLRQWATRTDVPIVATQQGHDPSAVAFDTISSAVAKNLDNVILDTAGRLQNQTNLANELSKIVRIADRAYAGAPHRKILILDGTQGNAGLAQAKAFNDIVSLDGVIITKLDGTPKGGALFGVARELELPILYIGTGETMNDLVKFDPHDFVDTIVDEIYA; from the coding sequence ATGTTTGGCTTTTTAAAAAAGGGGCTTGATAAGACGCTCGCCGCGATCCGCTCGTCAAAACCAGCCGACAAAAAAATCTCAAAGGAAATTTTAGAAGAGATCCTGCTCGAAGCCGACATCGCCTACGAGATCGTCGAGGAGGTCCTCTACTACCTGCCGCCGCAAAACGAAGTAAAAAAAGACGACCTAAAGCGGCTTTTAAATACCTATTTCATATACGAAAGCGAGCGCGAGGCAAAAGTCGGAAAGCCTTTCGTGGAGCTGATTTTGGGCGTTAACGGAGCTGGTAAAACGACCACGATCGCAAAGCTTGCGAATTTATATAAAAATGAAGGCAAAAGCGTTATTTTAGGTGCTTGCGATACGTTTAGAGCCGGCGCCATCGAGCAGCTACGCCAGTGGGCGACCAGGACGGATGTCCCTATCGTCGCTACGCAGCAAGGCCATGATCCGTCCGCAGTCGCCTTTGATACGATCAGCTCAGCCGTCGCTAAAAATCTCGACAACGTCATCCTAGACACCGCAGGTCGCCTGCAAAATCAAACAAATTTAGCCAACGAGCTAAGCAAGATCGTACGCATCGCAGACAGAGCATACGCAGGCGCGCCGCACCGCAAGATCCTAATCCTTGACGGCACGCAGGGCAACGCAGGCCTCGCTCAAGCAAAGGCTTTTAACGACATCGTGAGCCTTGACGGCGTCATCATCACCAAGCTTGACGGCACCCCAAAAGGCGGAGCGCTTTTTGGGGTCGCGCGCGAGCTGGAGCTACCGATACTCTACATCGGCACCGGCGAGACGATGAACGATCTAGTGAAATTTGACCCGCACGATTTCGTAGATACTATCGTGGATGAAATTTACGCCTAA
- a CDS encoding suppressor of fused domain protein, which yields MTTQEYEAKFSEDDAPGWDAIAGALEKIYDPANERHYASWLHASLGGEDYLDGVSIFDSVEGVPHRHLVSFGMSKLYYDPQSAQEEFSCWGFELSIRVAPFADDPNSKSSGGNIVPSEPFWAISLMQNLAKYVYNSKKWFEAYHFYTD from the coding sequence ATGACAACGCAAGAGTACGAGGCTAAATTTAGCGAGGATGATGCACCCGGCTGGGACGCGATAGCAGGCGCACTAGAAAAAATCTACGATCCCGCAAACGAGCGCCACTATGCGTCTTGGCTACATGCGAGTCTAGGCGGCGAGGACTACTTAGACGGCGTTAGTATATTTGACTCCGTCGAGGGCGTGCCGCACCGCCACCTCGTGAGCTTTGGCATGAGTAAGCTTTACTACGATCCGCAAAGTGCGCAGGAAGAATTTAGCTGCTGGGGATTTGAGTTGAGTATACGCGTCGCTCCGTTTGCGGATGATCCAAACTCAAAGTCTAGTGGCGGCAATATAGTCCCAAGCGAGCCTTTTTGGGCGATATCTCTTATGCAAAATCTCGCCAAATACGTCTACAACAGCAAAAAATGGTTCGAGGCTTATCATTTTTATACCGACTAA
- a CDS encoding suppressor of fused domain protein: MRLNTVTKLVGVAFAPDPVLGGIDTPNGRVEFLQMVGITQRELDWLREDPTTQRVERLINIMRKDNPLLITDLNRTKEYV; the protein is encoded by the coding sequence CTGCGCCTTAACACTGTTACGAAACTAGTAGGCGTCGCCTTCGCACCAGATCCAGTGCTAGGCGGCATAGACACGCCAAACGGCAGAGTAGAGTTTCTCCAGATGGTCGGTATCACGCAGCGCGAGCTAGACTGGCTACGCGAAGACCCGACTACGCAGCGCGTAGAGAGACTGATAAACATAATGCGCAAGGATAATCCTCTGCTAATCACAGATTTAAATCGTACGAAAGAATACGTTTGA
- a CDS encoding ATP-binding protein, with protein sequence MIDNLLSNAIKYCDENGSVSVNLTPAALVISNSGAGIAKENLPRIFELYTRFDERNGGFGIGLHIVKTFCKELGFKTSCKSGEGLTEFRVEFGGSATKI encoded by the coding sequence ATCATCGACAATCTGCTAAGTAACGCCATAAAATACTGCGACGAAAACGGCTCGGTAAGCGTAAATTTAACCCCTGCTGCGCTCGTGATTTCAAACAGCGGCGCAGGTATCGCGAAAGAAAATTTGCCGCGGATTTTCGAGCTTTACACGCGGTTTGACGAGCGAAACGGCGGCTTTGGCATCGGGCTTCATATCGTTAAAACTTTTTGCAAAGAGCTAGGGTTTAAAACCTCGTGTAAAAGCGGCGAGGGGCTAACGGAGTTTCGCGTGGAGTTTGGCGGGAGCGCGACGAAAATTTAA